A section of the Xylanibacillus composti genome encodes:
- the ilvC gene encoding ketol-acid reductoisomerase — protein sequence MNSMAVTMYYDNDADFQVLQGKTIAVIGYGSQGHAQAQNLRDSGLNVIIGLRQGRSAEKAKNDGFEVLSVADAAARADVVQILMPDETQARVYKEEIEPNLKKGAALMFSHGFNVHYGQIVARSDNDVLLVAPKSPGHLVRRTYVEGFGVPGLIAIHQDATGNAKAIGLAYAKGIGCTRAGVIETSFKEETETDLFGEQAVLCGGATALVKAGFETLVEAGYAPEMAYFECLHELKLIVDLMYEGGLATMRDSISNTAEYGDYVTGPRIVTDETKKAMKAVLEDIQSGRFARDFILENQSNNAFMTATRRNEAEHPIEQVGGRLREMMAWIKK from the coding sequence AGTAACAATGTACTATGACAACGACGCAGACTTTCAGGTATTGCAAGGCAAAACGATCGCAGTAATCGGTTATGGCAGCCAAGGCCATGCTCAGGCGCAAAACCTGCGCGACAGCGGCTTGAATGTCATTATTGGCTTGCGCCAGGGCCGTTCTGCTGAAAAAGCGAAGAACGACGGCTTCGAAGTGCTGAGCGTAGCCGATGCCGCTGCTCGCGCAGACGTTGTTCAAATTTTGATGCCGGATGAAACGCAGGCAAGAGTGTACAAGGAAGAAATCGAGCCGAACCTGAAGAAGGGCGCGGCGCTCATGTTCTCCCACGGCTTCAACGTGCACTATGGCCAAATCGTGGCGCGCAGTGACAACGATGTGCTGCTCGTTGCACCGAAATCTCCGGGACATCTCGTACGCCGTACATACGTAGAAGGGTTCGGCGTTCCGGGACTGATTGCCATCCATCAAGATGCAACGGGCAATGCGAAGGCGATCGGCTTGGCATATGCGAAGGGCATCGGTTGTACCCGTGCAGGGGTTATCGAGACTTCCTTCAAGGAAGAAACCGAAACCGATCTGTTCGGCGAGCAGGCTGTGCTTTGCGGCGGCGCTACCGCGTTGGTTAAAGCAGGCTTCGAAACGCTGGTGGAAGCCGGATATGCGCCGGAAATGGCCTACTTCGAGTGCTTGCATGAATTGAAGCTGATTGTAGACCTGATGTATGAGGGCGGTCTCGCTACAATGCGCGATTCGATCTCCAATACAGCGGAATACGGCGACTATGTAACTGGACCGCGCATCGTAACGGACGAGACGAAGAAGGCGATGAAGGCTGTATTGGAAGATATCCAAAGCGGACGCTTCGCGCGCGACTTCATTCTGGAGAACCAATCCAACAACGCCTTCATGACTGCAACTCGCCGCAACGAAGCAGAGCATCCAATCGAGCAGGTTGGCGGCCGTCTCCGCGAAATGATGGCTTGGATCAAGAAGTAA